A genomic segment from Phragmites australis chromosome 6, lpPhrAust1.1, whole genome shotgun sequence encodes:
- the LOC133922366 gene encoding aquaporin NIP1-1, which yields MAGGGDNSQTNGAHDQRAMEEGRKEEYADQGCAGMATSVPFIQKILAEIFGTYFLIFAGCGAVTINASKNGQITFPGVAIVWGLAVMVMVYAVGHISGAHFNPAVTFAFATCGRFPWRQLPAYVLAQMLGATLASGTLRLMFGGRHEHFPGTLPAGSDVQSLVLEIIITFYLMFVISGVATDNRAIGELAGLAVGATILLNVLIAGPVSGASMNPARSVGPALISGQYRSIWVYVVGPVVGAVAGAWAYNLIRFTNKPLREITKSGSFLKSMSRMNSSA from the exons atggCAGGAGGAGGCGACAACTCCCAGACGAATGGAGCTCACGACCAGAGGGCCATGGAAGAGGGCAGGAAGGAGGAGTATGCTGACCAGGGCTGCGCCGGCATGGCCACCTCCGTGCCCTTCATCCAGAAG ATCCTCGCGGAGATCTTCGGCACCTACTTTCTGATCTTCGCGGGGTGCGGCGCGGTGACGATCAACGCGAGCAAGAACGGGCAGATCACGTTCCCGGGGGTGGCCATCGTGTGGGGGCTGGCCGTGATGGTGATGGTGTACGCCGTCGGCCACATCTCCGGCGCGCACTTCAACCCCGCCGTCACCTTCGCGTTCGCCACCTGCGGCCGGTTCCCCTGGCGCCAGCTCCCGGCCTACGTGCTGGCCCAGATGCTGGGCGCCACGCTCGCCTCCGGCACGCTGCGGCTCATGTTCGGCGGGCGGCACGAGCACTTCCCGGGCACGCTCCCCGCCGGGTCCGACGTGCAGTCGCtcgtactcgagatcatcatcACCTTCTACCTCATGTTCGTCATCTCCGGCGTCGCCACCGACAACAGAGCC ATCGGGGAGTTGGCAGGGCTGGCCGTCGGTGCAACCATCCTGCTTAATGTGCTCATTGCTGG GCCTGTCTCGGGGGCGTCGATGAACCCGGCGAGGAGCGTCGGCCCGGCGCTCATCAGCGGCCAGTACAGGTCGATCTGGGTGTACGTCGTCGGCCCGGTCGTCGGAGCCGTGGCCGGAGCCTGGGCCTACAACCTGATCCGGTTCACCAACAAGCCCCTCCGCGAGATCACCAAGAGCGGCTCCTTCCTCAAGAGCATGAGCAGGATGAACTCCTCCGCCTAG